The proteins below come from a single Kryptolebias marmoratus isolate JLee-2015 linkage group LG12, ASM164957v2, whole genome shotgun sequence genomic window:
- the LOC108251203 gene encoding E3 ubiquitin-protein ligase TRIM39 isoform X2 — MAEAQELFSEQELTCSICLDLFTDPVSTPCGHNFCQACIGGYWASSPVCTCPLCKRQFQDHPRLSINKVFALIADKYKQTRYGATGFSEPGGNGSMDAMYDDSGTNPFRSAPAETKAGSVEEMVWCDVCTGIKQPAVSSCLTCTASYCTEHVQPHHSTAFYAKHPLMDPQEALRGRTCSDHRRLLEVYCRTCQRCICAICFLEEHRTHKTVSVQTERQGKQKLVARTEQEIVNQIKEKEIRVGELKKKLENVQSYADKEQGEVEHLLDEVSASLDRIRTQVVGGIQNQLEAVMSKGESAVHRLEAELSQLTDRRATLEVQAISQDHISFLQSYEDATAPLEDIKQNAKQIDVDDDSQFSLHFQLEDVKNGLSELKDKTEEIRMGDVRPRGSRSSRGSRDSRDSFSPGDLMAAESVMSLRGSKASLRMSQWSLKDMKKMKQVSGPKKARAYMEDVTLNPVTAYPFLILSEDRKQVKRGEKLQFFRNSNQRFDVWSCVVAKEGFNTGRHYWEVFVGENKDWKLGVVSETAQRKGLFDMSPPNGYYTIWWSSSQLRALTTPPLTKVKGHHPKLRQVGVFLDADEGQVSFYNVKSGTEIYSFHSNSEFTERMFPLLGTGDKEVPLILMTTQNQLA; from the exons aTGGCGGAGGCGCAGGAACTCTTCTCGGAGCAGGAGCTGACCTGCTCCATCTGCCTGGACCTGTTCACCGACCCGGTCTCCACTCCCTGTGGACACAACTTCTGCCAG gcgtGTATTGGCGGGTACTGGGCCTCCAGCCCGGTCTGCACCTGTCCCCTCTGTAAGCGGCAGTTCCAGGACCATCCTCGGCTCAGCATCAACAAGGTCTTCGCCCTCATCGCAGACAAGTACAAACAGACCCGTTACGGCGCCACGGGCTTCTCCGAGCCCGGCGGAAATGGCTCGATGGACGCCATGTACGACGACAGCGGCACCAACCCGTTCCGGTCGGCGCCGGCGGAGACGAAGGCGGGGTCAGTGGAGGAGATGGTGTGGTGTGACGTCTGCACGGGCATCAAACAGCCGGCCGTCAGCTCCTGCCTTACCTGCACCGCCTCGTACTGCACTGAGCACGTGCAGCCCCACCACAGCACCGCCTTCTACGCCAAACACCCACTGATGGACCCCCAGGAGGCCCTGAGGGGCCGCACCTGCTCCGACCACCGCCGCCTGCTGGAG GTTTACTGTAGGACGTGTCAGCGCTGTATCTGTGCCATCTGCTTCCTGGAAGAACATCGAACCCACAAAACTGTCTCCGTCCAGACAGAGAGACAAGGCAAACAG AAACTGGTGGCGAGGACGGAGCAGGAGATCGTGAACCAGATCAAGGAGAAGGAGATCCGTGTGGGCgagctgaagaagaagctggagaacgTCCAG AGCTACGCAGACAAAGAGCAAGGAGAAGTCGAACACCTTCTGGACGAAGTCTCCGCCTCGCTGGACAGGATCCGGACCCAGGTGGTGGGTGGGATCCAGAACCAGCTGGAGGCTGTGATGTCGAAGGGGGAGAGCGCCGTGCACCGTCTGGAGGCGGAGCTTAGCCAGCTGACGGACAGGAGGGCCACGCTGGAGGTCCAGGCCATCAGCCAGGATCACATCAGCTTCCTGCAG AGCTACGAGGACGCCACGGCTCCTCTGGAGGACATCAAGCAGAACGCCAAGCAGATCGACGTGGACGACGACTCGCAGTTCTCGCTTCATTTCCAGCTGGAGGACGTGAAGAACGGCCTGTCTGAGCTGAAGGACAAGACTGAGGAAATCCGGATGGGGGACGTCCGCCCCAGGGGTTCCAGAAGTTCTAGAGGTTCCAGAGATTCTCGAGACTCAT TTTCCCCCGGAGACCTGATGGCTGCTGAGAGCGTGATGAGTCTGAGAGGAAGCAAGGCCAGCCTGAGGATGAGTCAGTGGTCTCTGAAAG ATATGAAGAAGATGAAACAGGTTTCAG GCCCAAAGAAAGCCCGAGCCTACATGG AGGACGTGACGCTGAACCCGGTGACGGCGTACCCATTCCTCATCCTGTCCGAGGACAGGAAGCAGGTGAAGAGAGGAGAGAAGCTGCAGTTCTTCAGGAACAGCAACCAGAGGTTCGACGTCTGGTCCTGCGTCGTCGCCAAGGAGGGCTTCAACACCGGGCGCCACTACTGGgag GTGTTTGTTGGCGAGAACAAGGACTGGAAACTGGGCGTGGTCAGCGAGACGGCCCAGAGGAAGGGTCTGTTCGACATGAGTCCGCCTAACGGCTACTACACCATCTGGTGGAGCAGCAGCCAACTGCGAGCGCTCACGACTCCGCCCCTCACCAAG gtcaaaggtcaccacCCGAAGCTGCGACAGGTGGGGGTCTTCCTGGACGCCGACGAGGGTCAGGTGTCCTTCTACAACGTCAAGTCAGGAACGGagatctacagctttcactcCAACTCCGAGTTCACCGAGAGGATGTTCCCTTTGCTCGGAACTGGAGACAAAGAGGTTCCTCTGATCCTCATGACCACACAGAACCAGCTGGCCTGA
- the LOC108251203 gene encoding E3 ubiquitin-protein ligase TRIM39 isoform X1: MIQTSLSWTMAEAQELFSEQELTCSICLDLFTDPVSTPCGHNFCQACIGGYWASSPVCTCPLCKRQFQDHPRLSINKVFALIADKYKQTRYGATGFSEPGGNGSMDAMYDDSGTNPFRSAPAETKAGSVEEMVWCDVCTGIKQPAVSSCLTCTASYCTEHVQPHHSTAFYAKHPLMDPQEALRGRTCSDHRRLLEVYCRTCQRCICAICFLEEHRTHKTVSVQTERQGKQKLVARTEQEIVNQIKEKEIRVGELKKKLENVQSYADKEQGEVEHLLDEVSASLDRIRTQVVGGIQNQLEAVMSKGESAVHRLEAELSQLTDRRATLEVQAISQDHISFLQSYEDATAPLEDIKQNAKQIDVDDDSQFSLHFQLEDVKNGLSELKDKTEEIRMGDVRPRGSRSSRGSRDSRDSFSPGDLMAAESVMSLRGSKASLRMSQWSLKDMKKMKQVSGPKKARAYMEDVTLNPVTAYPFLILSEDRKQVKRGEKLQFFRNSNQRFDVWSCVVAKEGFNTGRHYWEVFVGENKDWKLGVVSETAQRKGLFDMSPPNGYYTIWWSSSQLRALTTPPLTKVKGHHPKLRQVGVFLDADEGQVSFYNVKSGTEIYSFHSNSEFTERMFPLLGTGDKEVPLILMTTQNQLA; the protein is encoded by the exons cagctggacgaTGGCGGAGGCGCAGGAACTCTTCTCGGAGCAGGAGCTGACCTGCTCCATCTGCCTGGACCTGTTCACCGACCCGGTCTCCACTCCCTGTGGACACAACTTCTGCCAG gcgtGTATTGGCGGGTACTGGGCCTCCAGCCCGGTCTGCACCTGTCCCCTCTGTAAGCGGCAGTTCCAGGACCATCCTCGGCTCAGCATCAACAAGGTCTTCGCCCTCATCGCAGACAAGTACAAACAGACCCGTTACGGCGCCACGGGCTTCTCCGAGCCCGGCGGAAATGGCTCGATGGACGCCATGTACGACGACAGCGGCACCAACCCGTTCCGGTCGGCGCCGGCGGAGACGAAGGCGGGGTCAGTGGAGGAGATGGTGTGGTGTGACGTCTGCACGGGCATCAAACAGCCGGCCGTCAGCTCCTGCCTTACCTGCACCGCCTCGTACTGCACTGAGCACGTGCAGCCCCACCACAGCACCGCCTTCTACGCCAAACACCCACTGATGGACCCCCAGGAGGCCCTGAGGGGCCGCACCTGCTCCGACCACCGCCGCCTGCTGGAG GTTTACTGTAGGACGTGTCAGCGCTGTATCTGTGCCATCTGCTTCCTGGAAGAACATCGAACCCACAAAACTGTCTCCGTCCAGACAGAGAGACAAGGCAAACAG AAACTGGTGGCGAGGACGGAGCAGGAGATCGTGAACCAGATCAAGGAGAAGGAGATCCGTGTGGGCgagctgaagaagaagctggagaacgTCCAG AGCTACGCAGACAAAGAGCAAGGAGAAGTCGAACACCTTCTGGACGAAGTCTCCGCCTCGCTGGACAGGATCCGGACCCAGGTGGTGGGTGGGATCCAGAACCAGCTGGAGGCTGTGATGTCGAAGGGGGAGAGCGCCGTGCACCGTCTGGAGGCGGAGCTTAGCCAGCTGACGGACAGGAGGGCCACGCTGGAGGTCCAGGCCATCAGCCAGGATCACATCAGCTTCCTGCAG AGCTACGAGGACGCCACGGCTCCTCTGGAGGACATCAAGCAGAACGCCAAGCAGATCGACGTGGACGACGACTCGCAGTTCTCGCTTCATTTCCAGCTGGAGGACGTGAAGAACGGCCTGTCTGAGCTGAAGGACAAGACTGAGGAAATCCGGATGGGGGACGTCCGCCCCAGGGGTTCCAGAAGTTCTAGAGGTTCCAGAGATTCTCGAGACTCAT TTTCCCCCGGAGACCTGATGGCTGCTGAGAGCGTGATGAGTCTGAGAGGAAGCAAGGCCAGCCTGAGGATGAGTCAGTGGTCTCTGAAAG ATATGAAGAAGATGAAACAGGTTTCAG GCCCAAAGAAAGCCCGAGCCTACATGG AGGACGTGACGCTGAACCCGGTGACGGCGTACCCATTCCTCATCCTGTCCGAGGACAGGAAGCAGGTGAAGAGAGGAGAGAAGCTGCAGTTCTTCAGGAACAGCAACCAGAGGTTCGACGTCTGGTCCTGCGTCGTCGCCAAGGAGGGCTTCAACACCGGGCGCCACTACTGGgag GTGTTTGTTGGCGAGAACAAGGACTGGAAACTGGGCGTGGTCAGCGAGACGGCCCAGAGGAAGGGTCTGTTCGACATGAGTCCGCCTAACGGCTACTACACCATCTGGTGGAGCAGCAGCCAACTGCGAGCGCTCACGACTCCGCCCCTCACCAAG gtcaaaggtcaccacCCGAAGCTGCGACAGGTGGGGGTCTTCCTGGACGCCGACGAGGGTCAGGTGTCCTTCTACAACGTCAAGTCAGGAACGGagatctacagctttcactcCAACTCCGAGTTCACCGAGAGGATGTTCCCTTTGCTCGGAACTGGAGACAAAGAGGTTCCTCTGATCCTCATGACCACACAGAACCAGCTGGCCTGA